Proteins from a single region of Acidobacteriota bacterium:
- a CDS encoding sigma-54-dependent Fis family transcriptional regulator, with protein sequence MGTKREKILIVDDERFIRMTLGEAVRSWNYAPIEAGDIGTAREVFANEEPDIVLLDIDLPDGSGLDLLDEIKESSPDTVVVMITGNISVPNTIAALRGGAHDFIGKPVRLEELRVTLRNAVEVKQLRREVKYSRSSQKSAFSFEQIIGESPAIVRAKDLAEKVAASDVNSILLQGETGTGKDLFARAIHYASERADAPYLAINCAALPANLIESELFGYEKGAFTDAKQRKEGLFEQAHGGTIFLDEIGEMELGLQAKLLRVLEESTFRRVGGLKDITFDARIIAASNKRLRDEGEHGTFRLDLFYRLSVIQIDIPPLRERDDDCLLLATSFIERNNPKRRGEKLKGLSPQTAELFRGYNWKGNVRELRNVIERASILEDGEYVSTAHLPADLLKDFNGAEAVSNSVVRLPAGGIALEEVEEMLVNQAFEMANGNLTRAAKLLHISRDQLRYKLKKSGNYQVEGQHDEE encoded by the coding sequence TTGGGAACAAAACGAGAGAAAATCCTGATCGTAGACGACGAGCGTTTTATCCGTATGACGCTCGGCGAAGCGGTGCGTTCGTGGAACTACGCGCCGATCGAGGCCGGCGACATCGGTACGGCGCGCGAGGTTTTCGCGAACGAGGAGCCGGACATAGTCCTGCTCGATATCGACCTTCCGGACGGGTCGGGACTTGATCTGCTCGACGAGATAAAAGAATCGTCGCCGGATACGGTCGTCGTTATGATCACCGGCAACATCAGCGTCCCGAACACGATCGCGGCATTGCGCGGCGGCGCCCACGATTTCATCGGAAAACCAGTGAGATTGGAGGAACTGCGCGTCACGCTCCGCAACGCGGTCGAGGTCAAACAACTGCGCCGCGAGGTTAAGTACTCGCGCAGCAGCCAGAAGTCAGCGTTCAGTTTCGAACAGATAATCGGAGAATCCCCGGCAATCGTCCGCGCCAAGGACCTCGCCGAAAAGGTCGCGGCGTCCGACGTCAACTCGATCCTTCTGCAGGGCGAGACCGGCACCGGAAAGGATCTTTTCGCGCGTGCCATCCATTACGCTTCGGAACGCGCCGATGCGCCGTACCTTGCGATCAATTGTGCGGCCTTGCCCGCTAACCTGATCGAATCCGAACTCTTCGGCTACGAAAAAGGCGCCTTCACCGATGCCAAACAACGCAAAGAAGGCCTCTTCGAACAGGCCCACGGCGGCACCATCTTTTTGGACGAGATCGGCGAAATGGAACTCGGCTTGCAGGCAAAGCTCTTGCGGGTACTCGAAGAGAGTACATTCAGACGCGTCGGCGGCCTCAAAGACATTACGTTCGACGCCCGTATCATCGCCGCGTCGAACAAACGGCTCAGGGACGAAGGTGAACACGGAACCTTCCGGCTCGACCTGTTTTATCGCTTATCGGTTATTCAGATAGACATCCCGCCGCTGCGCGAGCGCGACGACGACTGCCTGCTTCTCGCAACCTCCTTCATCGAACGCAACAACCCGAAGCGGCGAGGTGAAAAGCTCAAAGGATTGTCGCCGCAGACCGCCGAACTGTTTCGCGGCTACAACTGGAAGGGGAACGTCCGCGAGTTGCGGAACGTCATCGAACGCGCTTCGATCCTCGAAGACGGCGAGTACGTTTCGACCGCGCATCTTCCGGCCGATCTGCTCAAGGATTTCAACGGAGCGGAAGCCGTTTCGAATTCGGTCGTCAGGTTGCCGGCCGGCGGGATCGCGCTCGAGGAGGTCGAAGAAATGCTCGTCAATCAAGCATTCGAGATGGCCAATGGAAACCTGACGCGGGCGGCGAAACTGCTTCACATATCCCGCGATCAGCTGCGCTACAAACTCAAGAAATCGGGCAATTATCAGGTTGAAGGGCAGCACGACGAGGAATAG
- a CDS encoding response regulator gives MNDLVSLNHLSFEDENRSLLKELSEMKFALDQSAIVAITDRDGTITYANDKFCQISKFSRDELIGQNHRLINSKYHSKEFFRNLWKTISGGEVWRGEIRNRAKDGSFYWVETTIIPFLGSDLKPYQYVAIRYDITEKKLTEQQLLRAQRMESIGTLAGGIAHDLNNILSPILMSVDMLEMNGPDPETKRWLEVIRENSERGANLVRQVLTFARGMEGERIPVQTRHIVKDLVKILQETLPKSITLRYEISTDLKLINADPTQIHQVLMNLCINARDAMPSGGNLVLAARNVSLDDNYARVHLDATAGNYVLLSVSDNGTGMTDSVAKRIFDPFFTTKDIGKGTGLGLATSQSIIKSLDGFINVYSEVGKGTQFTVYIPTFEADNDESNITLAAQMPHGSGELILVVDDEESVREITRVTLERYGYEVLTATDGAEALAVFSKNSDRIGIVLTDLTMPLLDGKALIRTLRKIEPELRIIAMSGLMGNEHIGDLKNLQVTDILNKPFSAETLLNLVSKSLRRF, from the coding sequence ATGAACGATCTTGTGAGTTTGAATCATTTGAGTTTTGAAGATGAAAACCGGAGTCTGCTCAAGGAACTCTCGGAGATGAAATTCGCACTCGACCAGTCGGCGATCGTCGCCATCACCGATCGCGACGGCACGATCACTTACGCGAACGACAAGTTCTGCCAGATCTCAAAATTCAGCCGCGACGAACTTATCGGCCAGAATCACAGGCTCATCAATTCGAAATATCACTCAAAGGAGTTTTTTCGAAACCTCTGGAAGACCATTTCCGGCGGCGAGGTTTGGCGCGGCGAGATTCGAAATCGCGCCAAGGACGGTTCGTTCTACTGGGTCGAAACGACCATCATTCCGTTTCTCGGCAGCGATCTCAAGCCCTACCAGTATGTCGCGATCCGATATGACATCACTGAGAAGAAATTGACTGAGCAGCAGCTTCTGCGGGCGCAGCGGATGGAATCCATCGGGACGCTCGCGGGCGGCATCGCGCACGACCTCAACAACATCCTCTCGCCGATCCTGATGTCTGTCGATATGCTCGAGATGAACGGCCCGGACCCTGAAACGAAACGCTGGCTCGAGGTCATTCGTGAAAACTCCGAGCGCGGCGCGAACCTTGTTCGGCAAGTGCTGACTTTCGCGCGCGGAATGGAAGGCGAACGCATTCCGGTGCAAACCCGGCACATCGTCAAGGACCTCGTCAAGATCCTTCAGGAAACGCTCCCGAAATCGATCACGCTGCGTTACGAGATCTCAACCGACTTGAAACTGATAAATGCGGATCCGACCCAGATCCACCAGGTACTGATGAATCTCTGCATCAATGCCCGAGACGCGATGCCGTCCGGCGGAAATCTCGTTCTGGCGGCGCGAAACGTCTCCCTCGACGACAATTACGCCCGGGTCCATCTCGACGCGACCGCCGGGAACTACGTTTTGCTGAGCGTCTCCGACAACGGAACCGGAATGACGGATTCGGTCGCGAAGCGCATCTTCGATCCGTTCTTTACGACCAAGGACATCGGCAAAGGGACCGGTCTCGGCCTTGCAACATCGCAGTCGATCATCAAAAGCCTTGACGGATTCATCAACGTCTACAGCGAGGTCGGCAAAGGCACGCAGTTCACGGTTTACATTCCGACATTCGAAGCAGACAACGACGAATCGAACATCACATTGGCGGCGCAAATGCCGCACGGGTCAGGCGAGTTGATCCTGGTCGTTGACGACGAGGAAAGCGTCCGCGAAATAACGCGTGTGACGCTCGAACGATACGGATACGAAGTCCTGACGGCGACGGACGGCGCCGAGGCGCTTGCGGTTTTCTCGAAGAACTCGGACCGCATCGGGATCGTCCTGACTGACCTGACGATGCCTCTGCTCGATGGCAAGGCGCTGATCCGCACGCTTCGCAAGATCGAACCTGAACTGCGGATCATCGCGATGAGCGGATTGATGGGAAACGAACATATCGGCGATCTGAAGAATCTGCAGGTCACCGATATTCTGAACAAGCCCTTCTCCGCCGAGACCTTGCTAAATCTTGTCAGCAAAAGCCTCAGACGATTTTAG
- a CDS encoding insulinase family protein, with product MKKIISLNLVIVLLVLPLLAVKVTAQQSSVPKIEFEKYTLSNGLEVILHVDRKLPIVHVNQWFHVGSANERPGRSGFAHLFEHMMFQGSKNASKDYFTYVEAAGANLMEGGVNGTTNQDRTNYFATVPSGNLENLLWVEADRLATLPEGLTKEKLDNQRDVVKNERRQGLENQPYGRWYKIVNENLFPKGHPYQTDVIGTPEDLTAASLDDVKDFFRTYYTPNNLSLVIAGDFDIAEAKRLVEKYFGTIPPGPPLDRPLKSMPKLDGERTVEVRDRVPQERTYFAWHSPAYFEEGDAELELAAAIMTDGLSARLNKALVYDKQVASNVVAFQSGQPLGGAFMMWATARPGANLAEIEKLTTAEIARLAKEGPTAEELNRAKTKWEFGFVSGLEAIGGFGGKSDLLNQYNTFLGDPGKFDADLARHRSVSAESLRSAVDKYLNTKDRLLVRFRSEKSGQPSTVAVDRTKEPGLGGDKPFTAPAVKSAKLENGLEIFVVEKPELPKVAVSLATRAGSVNDPAAKSGLGSMTSRMMRRGTKTRNALQIDETLGNLGTGLFSGAGRESAGMNMEVLKRNLGDSLGVMADVVLNPSFPEEEFVREKQTTLDGLTQAANNPNSIASRVGQMVAFGADHPYGRPALPSTVSAITREDLAQFYQAYWKPASSAIVYVGDITLAEATDLTRKSFGSWSGGAAPVAKIPPVKPMGPGKVYLINKQGAAQTVVTQVLQAPERKSKDYYALALANAVYGGGFGTRLNLNLREDKGYSYGVFAFPQHFSAGGTWIASGGVQTDKTKESVVEFMKELKNLAGEKPISEVELNGARLAKLRGYAQQFEAYGRISGQVIALWTDGLPMTDLQRETDEFSKLKLADVNAIVQKYASVGGSSLLLVGDLSKIEAGIRELNLGEIVILDSEGKVVTKP from the coding sequence ATGAAAAAGATTATCAGCCTGAATCTCGTGATCGTCCTGCTTGTGCTGCCGCTTTTGGCGGTCAAGGTGACGGCTCAACAGAGTTCCGTTCCCAAGATCGAATTCGAGAAGTACACTCTCTCGAACGGTCTTGAGGTCATTCTGCACGTCGATCGCAAACTGCCGATCGTCCACGTCAATCAGTGGTTCCACGTCGGTTCGGCGAACGAGCGTCCGGGACGCAGCGGCTTCGCGCATCTTTTCGAACATATGATGTTCCAGGGCTCGAAAAACGCGAGCAAGGACTATTTCACATACGTCGAAGCGGCCGGCGCGAACTTGATGGAAGGCGGGGTCAACGGCACGACGAATCAGGACCGGACGAACTATTTCGCGACGGTTCCGTCGGGAAATCTCGAAAATCTCCTGTGGGTCGAGGCCGACCGACTCGCGACTCTGCCGGAAGGTTTGACGAAAGAAAAACTCGACAACCAACGCGACGTTGTGAAGAACGAAAGGCGCCAGGGACTTGAGAATCAGCCATACGGCCGTTGGTACAAGATCGTCAACGAGAACCTGTTTCCGAAGGGACACCCATATCAAACGGATGTCATCGGAACCCCCGAAGATCTGACGGCGGCCTCGCTCGACGACGTCAAGGACTTTTTCCGCACCTATTACACGCCGAACAATCTCTCGCTCGTCATCGCCGGCGATTTTGACATCGCCGAAGCGAAACGGTTGGTCGAGAAGTATTTCGGAACCATCCCGCCGGGACCGCCGCTCGATCGACCGCTAAAGTCGATGCCGAAACTTGACGGCGAACGAACGGTCGAGGTCAGGGACCGCGTCCCGCAGGAGCGTACTTACTTTGCCTGGCACTCGCCGGCCTATTTTGAAGAAGGAGACGCCGAACTCGAACTCGCGGCGGCGATAATGACCGACGGCCTTTCGGCGCGTCTGAACAAGGCGCTCGTTTACGATAAGCAGGTCGCGTCGAACGTTGTCGCATTTCAGTCGGGCCAGCCGCTCGGCGGGGCGTTTATGATGTGGGCGACGGCGCGTCCCGGCGCGAATCTTGCTGAGATCGAAAAGCTTACGACTGCCGAGATCGCGCGGCTCGCAAAGGAGGGCCCAACTGCCGAAGAACTGAATCGAGCTAAGACGAAGTGGGAATTCGGCTTTGTTTCAGGCCTTGAAGCGATCGGCGGATTCGGCGGAAAGTCGGACCTCTTGAATCAGTACAACACGTTTCTCGGCGACCCGGGCAAGTTCGATGCGGATCTCGCGCGGCACCGCAGCGTTTCCGCGGAGAGTCTGAGATCGGCGGTGGACAAATATCTCAATACGAAGGATCGTCTGCTCGTCCGTTTTCGTTCGGAGAAGTCGGGTCAGCCATCGACCGTCGCGGTCGACCGCACGAAGGAGCCTGGGCTCGGAGGCGACAAACCGTTTACGGCTCCTGCGGTCAAGTCGGCGAAATTGGAAAACGGACTTGAGATCTTCGTGGTCGAAAAGCCTGAACTTCCGAAGGTCGCGGTTTCGCTCGCAACGCGCGCCGGCAGCGTAAATGACCCGGCCGCAAAGTCCGGGCTGGGGTCGATGACGTCGCGGATGATGCGTCGCGGCACGAAGACACGGAACGCTTTGCAGATCGACGAAACTCTCGGAAATCTCGGGACGGGGCTATTCAGCGGCGCCGGCAGGGAATCGGCGGGTATGAATATGGAGGTTTTGAAACGAAACCTCGGCGATTCGCTCGGAGTGATGGCGGACGTCGTGCTCAATCCGTCGTTTCCTGAAGAAGAATTCGTACGCGAGAAGCAAACGACCCTCGACGGATTGACGCAGGCCGCGAACAATCCGAACAGCATTGCATCGCGCGTCGGTCAGATGGTCGCGTTCGGCGCGGACCATCCGTACGGACGCCCGGCGTTGCCGTCGACCGTTTCGGCGATCACGCGTGAGGATCTGGCGCAGTTCTACCAAGCATATTGGAAGCCGGCGAGTTCGGCGATCGTGTATGTCGGCGACATCACGCTCGCCGAAGCCACGGATCTGACGCGCAAGAGCTTCGGTTCCTGGTCAGGCGGCGCGGCGCCCGTCGCGAAGATCCCGCCGGTCAAGCCGATGGGGCCGGGGAAGGTCTATCTGATCAATAAACAGGGTGCGGCCCAAACGGTCGTCACGCAGGTGCTTCAGGCTCCGGAGCGCAAGTCGAAGGACTATTACGCCCTGGCGCTCGCAAATGCGGTTTACGGTGGCGGGTTCGGAACCCGTTTGAATCTCAACCTCCGCGAAGACAAGGGGTACTCGTATGGCGTGTTCGCATTTCCGCAGCATTTCTCGGCGGGCGGGACGTGGATCGCGTCGGGTGGCGTTCAGACCGACAAAACGAAAGAGTCGGTCGTTGAGTTTATGAAAGAACTCAAGAATCTCGCCGGCGAGAAACCGATCTCGGAAGTTGAATTGAACGGCGCGCGTCTGGCCAAACTGCGCGGCTACGCACAGCAATTCGAAGCGTACGGCAGGATCAGCGGCCAGGTCATTGCGCTTTGGACGGACGGACTTCCGATGACCGATCTGCAGCGGGAAACCGACGAGTTCTCGAAATTGAAACTGGCCGATGTAAATGCGATCGTTCAGAAGTACGCATCGGTCGGCGGTTCGTCTTTGCTGCTCGTGGGCGACCTGTCGAAGATAGAAGCGGGAATTCGCGAATTGAATCTCGGCGAGATCGTCATCCTCGACAGCGAGGGCAAGGTCGTGACAAAGCCGTAA
- the queD gene encoding 6-carboxytetrahydropterin synthase QueD produces MQSFYEVMIERNFSSAHQLRGYKGKCENLHGHNYKIEIFARGSELNNIGLLIDFGDLKDAADEIVRYLDHRNLNELPPFDEELNPSAENLAAYFCEYMNSRVGDDRVLVYKVRCYETPTSVATFQIG; encoded by the coding sequence ATGCAATCTTTTTATGAAGTGATGATCGAACGCAACTTCTCGTCGGCGCACCAACTGCGCGGATACAAGGGGAAGTGCGAAAACCTGCACGGGCACAACTACAAGATCGAGATCTTCGCCCGCGGATCGGAACTCAACAATATCGGCCTGCTGATCGATTTCGGTGATCTGAAAGACGCGGCGGACGAGATCGTTCGTTATCTTGATCACCGGAATTTGAACGAACTCCCGCCGTTCGACGAGGAACTCAACCCGTCGGCTGAAAATCTCGCAGCATATTTCTGTGAGTATATGAACTCGCGCGTCGGCGATGACCGCGTCCTGGTTTACAAAGTTCGGTGCTACGAGACGCCGACCAGCGTTGCGACCTTTCAGATCGGCTGA